The bacterium genome has a window encoding:
- the tsaE gene encoding tRNA (adenosine(37)-N6)-threonylcarbamoyltransferase complex ATPase subunit type 1 TsaE has translation MTETEILTYSPAETLLWAADFARTLESRAVVALYGELGAGKTVIAKGIGRGLSVREEIISPTFNYVLEYAGRVKLFHADLYRIEDATVFRAMGLEEYFERDGVLVIEWAEKVRELLPPETIEITIESEGDTRRRITVKRKSDAALS, from the coding sequence ATGACAGAAACTGAAATCCTCACGTATTCTCCTGCTGAAACTCTCCTCTGGGCTGCGGACTTCGCACGAACGTTGGAGTCCCGTGCGGTCGTGGCTCTCTACGGTGAACTGGGCGCGGGCAAGACGGTAATCGCCAAGGGGATCGGGCGGGGGCTGTCGGTGCGCGAAGAAATCATCAGCCCAACCTTCAACTACGTTCTCGAATACGCGGGACGAGTCAAGTTGTTCCATGCCGATCTGTATCGCATTGAAGACGCAACCGTTTTCCGTGCGATGGGACTCGAGGAGTATTTCGAACGGGACGGAGTCCTGGTCATCGAATGGGCCGAGAAAGTGCGCGAACTACTGCCGCCGGAAACGATTGAGATTACGATTGAATCCGAGGGCGATACGCGCCGCCGAATTACCGTGAAACGGAAAAGCGATGCTGCTCTGTCTTGA
- the tsaB gene encoding tRNA (adenosine(37)-N6)-threonylcarbamoyltransferase complex dimerization subunit type 1 TsaB, producing MLLCLEASTDTTVIGLYESAERFIERTLADRDRLAEEVRELLGEWPIEPRALTGIALGSGPGSFTGLRVSYAFAKGLARGAELKIFPISSLKVIAANYLGDRKSVAVISPARRNAVHWSAFATNSLEIVSDHAVVPHEDLRGKLAGEMVLIGPGLAKLNDEVRAQIESFLPSKPTTSHPQVKHLARLALEYWRDKQPPDIGVIVPEYGLDFPA from the coding sequence ATGCTGCTCTGTCTTGAAGCTTCCACCGACACGACGGTAATCGGCCTCTACGAATCGGCCGAGCGATTCATCGAACGCACGCTTGCGGACCGCGACCGCTTGGCCGAGGAAGTCCGCGAGCTGCTCGGCGAATGGCCGATCGAGCCGCGCGCGCTCACCGGGATCGCCCTCGGCAGCGGCCCCGGTTCGTTCACCGGCCTGCGCGTGAGCTACGCCTTCGCCAAAGGACTTGCGCGCGGCGCAGAACTAAAGATATTTCCCATTTCTTCTCTGAAGGTCATTGCCGCGAACTATTTGGGCGATAGAAAGAGCGTGGCAGTCATCTCGCCCGCGCGACGGAACGCGGTTCACTGGAGTGCGTTTGCCACGAATTCACTGGAAATCGTCTCTGATCATGCCGTCGTGCCGCACGAGGACTTACGCGGCAAGCTCGCAGGCGAAATGGTCTTGATCGGCCCAGGTTTGGCGAAATTGAACGATGAGGTGCGCGCGCAAATTGAGAGCTTCCTTCCCAGCAAACCAACCACCAGCCACCCTCAAGTGAAACATCTTGCGAGACTCGCTTTGGAATACTGGAGAGACAAGCAGCCACCCGACATCGGAGTGATCGTTCCCGAATACGGTCTCGATTTTCCGGCGTGA